Proteins encoded in a region of the Bactrocera tryoni isolate S06 chromosome 4, CSIRO_BtryS06_freeze2, whole genome shotgun sequence genome:
- the LOC120773559 gene encoding uncharacterized protein LOC120773559 isoform X2, protein MSTRKSAPLAVTTAATAPQTLSLTAKSDNGTPKVAASTSPATANTSANQKSEMGSNASTNACEDVEMNEALDSSSNKESSKADTKRASSEPKRITRNSPLFLTSPTPSGGAMKELRNNEACDSELTNSESEDGGAVRRLNQIKGRKSLKECRETKSGTEKDKSKEGNTENNESDNTSKDTKGTSDDKNIEDGDAERSVANINASVYAASSTTTTTNRTTRKSFAQELAANTRVTRNRPTNTQRPETPPVATASTRPRRSTAGKKNSFSTSEPVSKRKRTDEETTIATDSHGGKSIKIEPKDDSEVTEDELPPPSISVNSNNDVDTVKIKSEPIESDESATEASIAGSSSSVTRSRSRWSVRKPQQSNLQCSPSTRATRHSKNASPSPSPTTSTTSSASGSATNESKRKRGNVQTNALTRNSSLTLLKTGTTTGGLNPSATPLHVPDEDSKDSMASSSIDDISITDIKVEKLTPDLVEEIHLDIEMEKRHVDNASRDVVLPLTVETDTEIKIESKIANISIKDSETKKVETIEKSTTPLATTSNSNTSVVNEEVHAKAASLSPEMISEGVSEISVKQFYKKPKFLENNLGIEEDPKLGEIVQKVSTGKEKEQTAVEDKEEVIHLLENDETLLSSKNKVMSDESDAISIESEELKEGDLRVEDITDDKKNAFNDDGNSVSTEILSPLVIEEDGEAVVVDGDVEIKECVNSEVNEDTVNSVEKDAKKDLTDVKPSNEIDVDDDVTMEGSETISMDNNASVQEDVMEGLHVDEDMENDTEHLENKADLCVLDDKVKEVNEKTKTECDSIQAKLNVEIENKTVKKDEFIENVKLKCLIEDESVGAKLPADKRIQMEVEEVECIDLGEALDAVNSDEEDETKLCIDMQEEESPTTDMEIIENIEDDEVVAKIDAELKKYDDLEKIKSHENVENVDFLISEKDKVLKCAKLSEPAVILKSGWTLKDEKEIAKITELHEDINIIPISEATEIDSADNFEKKDSICANTAAQDTPASSTTNSPTKPTTALKEDDSTSVKSGQSTDGSSWVTLELEPDEETLRQKEQHLQNLGLLTHEAAEKRRQEFIQSSAAAEATRAQHQNSIGNGGKRNGKSANTALTHEYTGTLKTVIKINRNTSSGSHTSTSGGNNGRKSNGNGGQHASASASSSTSKDVSNGSTVRRQSLKITFQKGRGRGQGNADRATDQHSNGEDAYYTIQNENEDSSHSEGYDNAHHHTIASVPHKKDEKEEILIPEKASSFKFHPGRLCDDQCFYCSGKFGLYDTPCHVGQIKSAERQQKILANEEKLTVDSCLCDACFRHVDRRANVPSYKKRMSVTGHADNAGSSTGTEGIDNIAIDAEDDPRSHKCLVPDCANPAAHSLRRKCIRKSVKKFLLNFDMPTGSTCVWLCQAHYDTVIQCSGCVLCKRRLGKNHMYHITSDTDRLEKALSEMGIPVQLGIGTAVCKLCRYFANLLMKPPDSTKSQKAEFVKNYRKRLLQFHNIHDGSNDASEADDEDGNITNITMSEADKSTWSNSKTPQKADKTDTSIAIEESPVKDLPSPADSNGSSIECLGEAMPMDISAGENNATVKQTQQKHILHSNDMLTDYDPPTTLSTDSNSSSAPMSPINSAASGKQQMSKLKAILQSSSGSSNAAKSSSTAANPGAASDISNVLRANPNISMRELFPGEEDLGLHFKVPFGSSASQRTPEGWTRVQTFLQYDEATRRLWEELQKPYGNQSSFLRHLILLEKYYRNGDLVLSPNASSNASVYTQTVRQRLTSYDQGHCGGLLSVKSSPPTSKRSSTDIPTVEINEDDDEPKRGGSSESKGQQLDVDSVSRDIPNAMRSKRARSDSVDKLTKQLSSNAVTIIARPKPQSQSSGDPSPQKSLLKEKSNDTNAMPSTTLTVVSGSSTSGAVSSGSNSSASSTSSNSRSILKTNLLGINKAVEILPISASSSAPSSNMASTSGKAHGSTETKQQKILDLANKLLDNRNEAEKTKNSTGASLLTSPPELVSLQRRSVGAVTGTTTSTNATSTAAAPPTSIASVSSLTASLINNKRTPATAKGSTGAAAEGSATSHRPPPPNVVILPDTLTVRERQQRSWRPTLMPVEENLHLIDKGGPLYQTADGRRLPALVQVLSGGKPFLISIFDYNRMCILRREKLLRDQMLKTGKNPHDVKQQQAQQQQQQQQQSTKVTTAPNVPVASFNKHAVKQQQHHLQQQQHQQQQQQQQQAAQQQLIQLQMMQLQKQHALKAPGRYPTIAPKPTATATHNGGNGTPTSHAAVTNVSVPNSNASVFSSPMMPLLTNAFSNPNSNPLAVAAAAAAATAKLNSNAWIWNFPESTHMLNGNMVGAQSAPKLPQLLHKGPQIGGGGGIPATMTSKQQQQQQQMLIDNTLMSKIPKTLTVIPQHKLMGNSGNPTANINHKE, encoded by the exons ATGTCGACACGCAAATCGGCTCCTTTAGCAGTAACAACGGCTGCAACAGCGCCTCAAACACTATCATTAacagcgaaatcggacaatggAACTCCGAAAGTGGCAGCAAGCACTTCCCCAGCCACAGCCAACACAAGCGCCAATCAAAAATCTGAAATGGGTTCAAATGCTTCCACTAACGCTTGTGAGGATGTTGAAATGAACGAAGCATTGGATTCATCTTCTAACAAAGAAAGTTCAAAAGCCGACACTAAACGCGCAAGTAGCGAACCAAAGCGTATAACGAGAAATTCTCCACTTTTTCTGACATCTCCAACACCATCTGGAGGTGCAATGAAGGAATTACGCAACAACGAAGCTTGTGATTCTGAATTGACAAATAGTGAGAGCGAGGATGGTGGTGCTGTACGGCgcttaaatcaaataaaaggtCGCAAATCGTTGAAAGAATGCAGAGAAACAAAGTCAGGTACCGAAAAGGATAAATCGAAGGAGGGAAATACAGAAAATAATGAAAGCGATAACACATCTAAAGACACGAAAGGAACGTCAGATGATAAAAATATAGAAGACGGGGATGCAGAACGTTCCGTCGCAAATATAAATGCAAGCGTTTATGCAGCAtcatcaactacaacaacaacaaatagaacGACTAGAAAATCGTTTGCACAAGAATTGGCAGCAAATACCAGAGTAACACGCAATAGACCGACAAACACACAACGTCCTGAGACACCTCCAGTTGCCACAGCATCGACCCGTCCCCGTCGTTCGACAGCCGGcaaaaaaaattcgttttcaaCAAGTGAGCCAGTGTCAAAGCGTAAACGTACCGATGAggaaacaacaatagcaacagacTCACACGGTGGAAAATCTATTAAAATCGAACCCAAAGATGATTCCGAAGTTACCGAAGATGAGCTGCCACCTCCGAGCATTTCGGTTAACAGTAATAACGACGTTGACACAGTGAAAATTAAATCAGAGCCCATTGAAAGCGATGAATCCGCAACAGAAGCGAGCATCGCTGGCTCAAGCTCCAGTGTGACGCGCAGTCGTAGCCGATGGAGCGTGCGCAAACCCCAGCAAAGTAACCTGCAATGTTCTCCGAGTACACGTGCCACACGACACTCAAAGAACGCTTCGCCGTCGCCATCACCTACCACTTCAACAACCTCCAGCGCAAGTGGTAGTGCGACAAACGAATCAAAGCGTAAACGTGGCAATGTTCAGACGAACGCTTTGACCCGTAATTCGTCTTTGACATTATTGAAAACTGGAACAACAACAGGTGGCCTAAATCCATCTGCTACACCACTTCACGTACCTGACGAAGACTCAAAGGATAGCATGGCTTCATCGTCCATAGATGATATTTCAATAACAGATATAAAGGTGGAAAAGTTGACTCCCGATTTAGTTGAAGAAATTCATCTAGATATTGAGATGGAGAAAAGACATGTAGACAATGCAAGTAGGGATGTTGTTTTGCCACTTACTGTTGAAACAGATacggaaataaaaattgaatccAAGATTGCAAACATATCGATTAAAGATAGTGAAACAAAGAAAGTAGAAACAATTGAAAAATCAACTACGCCATTGGCCACCACCAGTAACAGTAACACCTCAGTAGTAAATGAAGAGGTGCATGCTAAGGCAGCCTCCTTAAGTCCAGAAATGATCAGCGAAGGAGTGAGTGAAATTAGCGTTAAGCAATTCTACAAAAAACCGAAATTTCTGGAAAATAATTTGGGAATTGAAGAAGATCCCAAATTGGGAGAAATTGTACAGAAGGTAAGCACAGGAAAGGAAAAAGAACAAACCGCTGTCGAAGACAAAGAAGAAGTAAttcatttattggaaaatgATGAAACATTGCTATCATCTAAGAATAAGGTCATGTCTGATGAGAGCGATGCAATATCTATTGAAAGTGAGGAATTGAAGGAAGGCGATCTACGTGTGGAAGATATTACCGATGATAAGAAAAATGCATTCAATGATGATGGTAATAGCGTGAGCACTGAAATTTTGTCGCCTTTGGTAATCGAGGAGGATGGCGAGGCGGTGGTTGTCGACGGCGATGTGGAAATAAAAGAATGTGTAAACAGTGAAGTAAATGAAGATACAGTTAATTCCGTAGAAAAAGACGCGAAAAAAGACCTTACAGACGTAAAACCCTCGAACGAAATAGATGTTGACGATGATGTAACAATGGAAGGGAGCGAGACCATATCGATGGATAACAATGCGTCAGTGCAAGAAGATGTAATGGAAGGTTTGCACGTTGATGAGGATATGGAGAATGACACAGAACATTTGGAGAATAAAGCCGATTTGTGTGTCTTAGATGACAAAGTAAAAGAGGTGAATGAAAAGACTAAAACTGAATGTGATAGTATACAAGCCAAGCttaatgttgaaattgaaaataaaaccgTTAAAAAGGATGAATTCATCGAGAATGTCAAATTAAAATGCTTAATTGAAGATGAAAGTGTTGGTGCAAAACTCCCAGCAGATAAACGAATCCAAATGGAAGTCGAAGAGGTTGAATGTATAGATCTAGGAGAAGCTTTGGATGCAGTTAATTCAGATGAAGaagatgaaacaaaattatgCATTGATATGCAGGAAGAAGAAAGTCCAACTACAGATATGGagattattgaaaatatagAGGACGATGAGGTTGTTGCAAAAATTGATGCAGAACTGAAAAAGTACGATGACTTGGAGAAGATAAAGAGtcatgaaaatgttgaaaacgtTGATTTCCTTATCTCTGAGAAAGATAAAGTATTGAAATGTGCTAAATTGTCAGAACCCGCAGTTATCCTAAAGTCAGGATGGACACTTAAAGACGAAAAGGAAATTGCTAAAATAACTGAACTTCACGAAGATATTAACATTATACCGATTTCTGAGGCGACAGAAATAGATTCTGCAGACAATTTCGAAAAGAAG gATTCTATATGCGCAAATACTGCAGCTCAAGACACTCCAGCTTCTTCCACAACCAATTCACCTACTAAACCAACAACTGCTCTTAAGGAGGACGATTCTACATCCGTGAAATCAGGTCAGTCCACTGATGGCAGCTCCTGGGTTACACTTGAATTGGAGCCCGACGAAGAAACTTTACGCCAAAAAGAACAGCATTTGCAGAATTTAGGGCTGTTAACACACGAAGCCGCGGAAAAGCGTCGTCAAGAATTTATACAAAGTTCTGCCGCTGCTGAAGCTACGCGTGCACAACATCAAAACTCCATCGGCAATGGTGGTAAACGCAATGGAAAATCTGCGAATACGGCGTTGACACATGAATACACTGGCACGCTAAAGAccgttattaaaataaatcgcAATACCAGTAGTGGAAGCCACACTTCGACCTCAGGCGGCAATAACGGACGCAAAAGCAATGGTAATGGCGGTCAACATGCCTCGGCATCGGCTAGCAGTTCTACATCAAAGGATGTATCGAATGGCAGCACAGTGCGCCGACAATCACTTAAAATTACATTCCAAAAAGGACGAGGACGTGGCCAAGGAAATGCTGATCGCGCCACCGATCAGCACAGCAATGGGGAGGACGCCTACTATACTATACAAAATGAG AACGAAG aTTCCTCGCATTCGGAAGGTTATGACAATGCGCATCACCACACCATTGCAAGTGTTCCACACAAAAAGgatgaaaaagaagaaatactCATACCTGAAAAAGCATCGTCATTTAAATTTCATCCAGGTCGACTTTGTGATGATCAATGTTTCTACTGTAGCGGTAAATTTGGACTGTATGATACACCCTGTCATGTAGGCCAAATCAAATCAGCTGAGCGTCAGCAGAAAATACTTGCAA ATGAAGAGAAATTAACAGTTGACAGTTGCTTGTGTGACGCTTGCTTTCGTCATGTAGACAGACGTGCCAATGTTCCATCCTATAAAAAACGTATGTCTGTAACGGGGCATGCTGATAATGCTGGCTCCTCAACAGGCACGGAAGGAATCGACAATATTGCAATTGATGCCGAAGATGATCCCAGATCTCATAAATGTTTAGTGCCAGATTGCGCCAACCCAGCTGCACATTCATTGCGTCGCAAATGTATACGgaaaagtgtgaaaaaattCTTACTAAACTTTGATATGCCGACCGGTTCAACTTGTGTATGGCTATGTCAGGCCCACTATGATACCGTCATTCAATGTTCGGGATGTGTATTGTGTAAACGTCGATTGGGCAAAAATCATATGTATCACATAACGTCG gaCACAGATCGTCTAGAAAAAGCTCTTTCCGAGATGGGTATTCCAGTACAATTGGGCATTGGTACGGCTGTCTGCAAATTATGCcgttattttgcaaatttgttaATGAAACCACCAGATAGCACCAAATCACAAAAGGcggaatttgttaaaaattatcgCAAACG ACTTCTTCAATTTCACAATATTCATGATGGCAGCAATGATGCCTCAGAAGCTGATGATGAAGACGGCAATATTACCAATATAACTATGAGTGAAGCAGATAAATCAACATGGAGTAACAGCAAAACTCCTCAGAAAGCGGATAAGACCGATACGTCCATAGCAATTGAAGAGTCCCCCGTAAAAGATTTACCCTCGCCAGCTGATTCGAATGGATCTTCAATTGAATGCTTGGGCGAGGCAATGCCTATGGATATCAGTGCCGGTGAAAACAACGCTACTGTAAAACAGACACAGCAAAAACATATACTACATTCGAATGACATGCTGACCGACTATGATCCACCAACCACATTATCGACCGATTCGAATTCTTCTAGCGCTCCAATGTCACCAATAAACAGCGCCGCTTCCGGGAAACAGCAAATGTCTAAGCTCAAGGCAATCTTGCAGAGCAGTAGTGGCAGCTCAAATGCAGCAAAATCGTCGTCGACAGCGGCAAACCCAGGCGCTGCGAGTGATATTTCAAATGTATTGCGTGCCAATCCCAACATTTCCATGCGTGAACTCTTTCCCGGAGAAGAGGATCTCGGTCTGCATTTCAAGGTGCCCTTTGGCAGCAGCGCAAGTCAGCGTACGCCAGAAGGTTGGACTCGTGTACAAACGTTTTTGCAATACGACGAGGCAACGAGACGTTTGTGGGAGGAGCTACAAAAGCCTTACGGCAATCAAAGTTCGTTCTTACGACATCTCATACTTTTGGAAAAGTACTACCGCAATGGCGATTTGGTGCTTTCGCCAAATGCTTCTTCCAATGCTAGTGTTTATACGCAGACGGTACGGCAGCGTCTTACCTCTTATGATCAAGGGCACTGTGGTGGTTTATTAAGCGTTAAATCTAGCCCGCCCACTAGTAAACGTAGCAGCACTGACATTCCCACAGTAGAAATCAATGAAGATGATGATGAACCGAAGCGCGGTGGTTCGAGCGAAAGTAAAGGCCAACAATTGGATGTGGATAGTGTGTCACGGGACATTCCAAATGCAATGCGTTCTAAACGCGCACGCAGTGATTCGGTGGACAAGCTAACTAAACAGCTAAGCTCCAATGCAGTGACAATAATAGCGCGTCCAAAACCTCAATCCCAATCGTCTGGTGATCCTTCGCCACAGAAGTCGCTTTTGAAGGAGAAATCAAACGACACCAATGCAATGCCTTCGACTACGCTAACTGTCGTGAGTGGCAGTAGCACCAGTGGTGCAGTAAGTAGCGGTAGCAATAGCAGTGCCAGCAGTACATCGAGCAATAGTCGCAGTATACTGAAAACCAATCTGCTTGGCATCAACAAAGCTGTTGAAATTTTGCCAATATCAGCTTCAAGTAGCGCTCCCAGCAGCAATATGGCAAGTACGTCTGGAAAAGCTCATGGCAGCACTGAAACTAAGCAGCAAAAGATACTCGATTTAGCAAATAAGCTATTGGACAATCGTAACGAGGCAGAGAAAACGAAAAATAGCACGGGAGCATCTTTATTAACATCACCGCCCGAACTAGTAAGTTTACAACGGCGTTCAGTCGGTGCTGTAACTGGCACCACTACCTCCACTAACGCTACTAGCACCGCAGCAGCGCCCCCAACGAGCATTGCATCCGTGTCTTCACTCACAGCCAGTCTTATAAACAACAAGCGCACGCCGGCTACTGCAAAGGGTAGCACCGGCGCTGCAGCTGAAGGTAGCGCTACGTCGCATCGCCCACCACCGCCCAACGTAGTTATACTGCCCGATACCTTGACTGTACGTGAGCGTCAACAGCGCAGTTGGCGCCCCACTCTCATGCCTGTTGaggaaaatttgcatttaatcgACAAAGGTGGACCTTTATATCAGACCGCAGACGGTCGACGCCTGCCAGCGCTGGTACAGGTACTTTCCGGTGGCAAACCGTTCCTCATCTCCATATTCGACTACAACCGTATGTGCATTTTGAGGCGTGAGAAATTGTTACGTGATCAGATGTTAAAGACTGGCAAGAATCCACATGATGTTAAGCAACAGCaagcacagcagcaacaacagcagcagcagcaatcaaCGAAAGTAACAACGGCGCCGAATGTGCCAGTGGCAAGCTTTAACAAACATGCCgtcaaacaacagcaacatcacctccaacaacaacaacatcagcagcaacagcaacaacagcagcaagcagcacaacaacaattgatACAATTACAAATGATGCAATTGCAGAAACAACATGCGCTAAAAGCGCCCGGCCGCTATCCAACAATCGCTCCCAAACCCACCGCCACTGCCACACACAATGGCGGCAACGGCACACCCACTTCGCACGCGGCAGTCACCAACGTTAGCGTACCCAATTCAAACGCTAGTGTCTTCTCCTCGCCCATGATGCCCCTACTGACCAATGCCTTCTCAAATCCGAATTCCAATCCACTAGCAGTCGCTGCTGCCGCCGCAGCCGCCACAGCCAAGCTCAATAGCAATGCCTGGATTTGGAATTTTCCCGAATCAACGCATATGCTGAACGGCAACATGGTGGGCGCACAAAGTGCACCCAAATTGCCGCAATTGCTGCACAAGGGCCCACAAATTGGCGGTGGTGGCGGCATCCCGGCAACAATGACGTcgaaacaacagcagcaacaacaacaaatgctgaTTGACAATACACTGATGTCGAAAATACCCAAAACTCTCACTGTTATACCACAACACAAACTAATGGGCAACAGCGGCAATCCGACGGCTAATATTAACCACAAGGAGTGA